In one Caldivirga sp. genomic region, the following are encoded:
- a CDS encoding zinc ribbon domain-containing protein: VEFNELRSIIQWQMIKYGKEFRLVNPRDTSRTCSRCGYVVKELKLSDK; the protein is encoded by the coding sequence CGTTGAATTCAATGAGCTTAGAAGCATCATACAATGGCAAATGATTAAGTACGGTAAGGAGTTTAGGCTAGTGAATCCAAGGGACACCTCAAGGACATGCTCAAGATGCGGCTATGTGGTTAAGGAACTCAAACTCAGTGATAAATAG